The nucleotide window CGCGCAGGTGGACTTCTCGGGCGCCGGCGTCGCGCAGGAGGCGGATGCGGGAGCGGGAGGTGGTGCCGCGGATGATGGAATCGTCCACGACGACGACGCGCTTGCCCTCGACGAGTTCCCGCACGACGGCGAGTTTGATCTCCACGTTGTGGGAGCGCTGATCCTGGGTGGGCTGGATGAAGGTACGGCCCACGTAGTGGTTGCGGACGTAGGCCATCTTGTAGGGGAGGCGCGCCTCCTCGGCGTAGCCCTGGGCGGCGTAGAGGCCCGAATCCGGGATCGGGGTGACGAAATCGGCCTCGACGGGGTGTTCGCGGGCGAGCTGCTGGCCGAGGCGGTGGCGGACGGCCTGGACAAGGTCCTGGTGGACGTAGCTGTCGGGCCGGGCGAAGTAGACGTGTTCGAAGACGCAGTGCGCGGGGCGGCACTCCTTGCGGGGAAGGAACCGCTCGGAGCGCGGCCCGTTGCGGTCGATGAAGAGGATCTCTCCGGGTTCCACGTCGCGCTGATATTCGAAGCCGAGAAGGTCGAACGCGCAGGTTTCGGAGGCCACGGCCCAGGCGCTTCCGCGCTTGCCGAGCGCCAGGGGGCGGAAGCCCTGGGGGTCGCGGACGGCCACGAGCTCCTGGGGCGTCAGGAAGAGGAGCGAGTAGGCTCCCTTGATGAGGGTCATGGCCTGCTTGATGCCCTTTTCGACGTCCGGGGATCGGGCGACGAGGTAGAGGATGATCTCGGTGTCGGTGGAGGTGTGGAAGATCGGGAAGAAGTGGCCCTGGGCTTCGATTTCCCGCCGGAGGGTGGCGGAGTTGACGAGATTGCCGTTATGGCCCACGGCGATCATGCAGCGGGACGTTTCGACGACGAGGGGTTGGGCGTTGGCGAGGCTGGAGGAGCCGGTGGTGGAGTACCGCACGTGGCCGAGGGCGGCGTGGCTCTTGAGTTTCTGGAGGGCGGCGGCGTCGAAGACATCGGAGACCAGGCCCA belongs to Planctomycetota bacterium and includes:
- the purF gene encoding amidophosphoribosyltransferase, which translates into the protein MRLFMSAPQAMPEARDHCGLFGVFGAPNAAELTYLGLFAQQHRGQESAGIASVQDNRLVHHKGMGLVSDVFDAAALQKLKSHAALGHVRYSTTGSSSLANAQPLVVETSRCMIAVGHNGNLVNSATLRREIEAQGHFFPIFHTSTDTEIILYLVARSPDVEKGIKQAMTLIKGAYSLLFLTPQELVAVRDPQGFRPLALGKRGSAWAVASETCAFDLLGFEYQRDVEPGEILFIDRNGPRSERFLPRKECRPAHCVFEHVYFARPDSYVHQDLVQAVRHRLGQQLAREHPVEADFVTPIPDSGLYAAQGYAEEARLPYKMAYVRNHYVGRTFIQPTQDQRSHNVEIKLAVVRELVEGKRVVVVDDSIIRGTTSRSRIRLLRDAGAREVHLRVSCPPTRFPCYYGIDFPDPKELIAAQKSVEEIRRHIGVDTLGYLSLEGMLSAVRGPAENYCTACWTGRYPVAPVDEMDKSKHEKR